The following proteins are co-located in the Flammeovirga kamogawensis genome:
- a CDS encoding (Fe-S)-binding protein, translated as MIQIVQQLLFVAAIGLTGYLVTKRARFIYRNIKLGKDLEIKGDSNKRFANMFRLAFGQQKMFDRPVVGLMHFAVYAGFLLINIEVLEIVIDGLTGQHRIFAAVIPSGIYHFLASFFEIMALLVTVSCFIFLIRRNALRIPRFHMAEMKGWPYRDANIILYAEIILMTMLFSMNAADAVLQTMGNSHYPAIGTFAISQFLVPIFSGLSETTLVAIERSAWWVHIIGIFAFSVYITYSKHLHIFLAFPNTYFAKMEPKGEMTNMDSVTNEVKIMLGMPVETTDTGDSDEMPTFGAKDVQDLTWRNVMNAYSCTECGRCTSQCPANITGKKLSPRKVMMDVRDRAEEIGKNIDSNGGTFQDDGKSLYGDFITKEELMACTSCNACTEACPINIDPLGIILDMRRYVAMEESSTPQEWNMVFNNIENNQAPWAFSASDRFKWGEELRTQEIKKTVTEKENA; from the coding sequence ATGATACAGATTGTGCAACAACTATTATTTGTAGCCGCAATCGGTTTAACAGGTTATTTGGTAACCAAGAGAGCTAGATTCATTTACAGAAACATTAAACTAGGAAAAGACCTAGAAATTAAAGGCGATTCTAATAAACGATTTGCCAACATGTTCCGTCTTGCTTTTGGGCAACAAAAAATGTTCGACAGACCGGTTGTAGGATTAATGCACTTTGCAGTTTATGCAGGGTTTTTATTAATTAATATTGAAGTTCTAGAAATTGTAATCGATGGGTTAACAGGACAACACAGAATATTTGCTGCAGTTATTCCTTCTGGAATTTATCATTTTCTAGCCAGCTTCTTCGAAATCATGGCATTACTTGTTACGGTTTCATGTTTTATTTTCTTGATCCGTAGAAATGCCTTACGCATTCCTCGTTTTCATATGGCAGAAATGAAAGGTTGGCCTTATAGAGATGCTAATATCATTTTATATGCAGAAATCATTTTAATGACAATGCTTTTTTCTATGAATGCTGCAGATGCTGTTCTTCAAACAATGGGGAACTCACATTACCCAGCAATAGGAACATTTGCTATAAGCCAATTCTTAGTTCCAATATTTAGTGGACTTTCTGAAACAACCTTAGTGGCTATTGAAAGAAGTGCTTGGTGGGTACATATAATAGGTATTTTTGCTTTTTCTGTATACATCACTTATTCAAAACACCTTCACATTTTCCTTGCATTCCCAAATACATATTTTGCAAAAATGGAACCTAAAGGTGAAATGACGAATATGGATTCAGTAACCAATGAAGTGAAAATTATGTTAGGAATGCCAGTTGAAACTACTGATACTGGAGACTCTGATGAAATGCCAACTTTTGGAGCAAAAGATGTTCAAGATTTGACATGGAGAAATGTGATGAATGCTTATTCTTGTACTGAATGTGGCCGTTGTACTTCACAATGTCCTGCTAACATAACAGGTAAAAAATTATCTCCTAGAAAGGTGATGATGGACGTTAGAGATAGAGCTGAAGAAATAGGAAAAAACATAGATAGCAATGGTGGTACATTCCAAGACGATGGAAAGAGTTTATATGGCGATTTCATCACTAAGGAAGAATTAATGGCATGTACATCATGTAATGCTTGTACTGAAGCTTGTCCTATTAATATAGATCCACTAGGAATTATTTTAGACATGAGACGTTATGTTGCAATGGAAGAATCATCAACTCCACAAGAATGGAATATGGTGTTCAATAACATTGAGAACAATCAAGCTCCATGGGCTTTCTCAGCTAGTGATCGTTTTAAATGGGGAGAAGAACTCAGAACCCAAGAAATTAAAAAAACAGTAACAGAGAAAGAAAACGCATAA
- a CDS encoding type IX secretion system plug protein, translating to MKNILFKFQLIYLLLLITNLSHGQPPKWEVITEKDYSSKKLHYSDYVYDPNVRTVQLYANGGSRTIPQLNTPVVSLDRQFPLTLEFDVFGDDADYFEATLVHCNRDWTPSEIQSIEFMKEFNSFKLNTFDFSMNTRVPYVHFKFTLPRVKLSGNYLLKVYREGNEGDLIITKRFIVYEGTATVMPKIVDMKGSNRRYMQQIDFTVNYGNLTVVNAKRDFSVNILQNGRWDNATVGLLPRFIKGHEHILDYSYYDGENAFLGSNEFRVFEIGSLNGGGAEVSSTDRMKNFNRVRLHKDLVRNGKSFNQQQKDYNGGFVIGVFGKPDYWIESDYMEVFFTLPMETQVVGDVYIYGAFTQWQLNEEYKMVYDNSKKAYVGSALVKQGRYDYMYTVLNTSAMERDDVALEGSFNLTKNMYEIFVYYRGPGDRGDRVVGYRKINTNR from the coding sequence ATGAAAAATATTTTATTTAAATTCCAATTAATATATTTATTGCTTTTGATTACAAATTTATCTCATGGACAACCTCCAAAGTGGGAAGTAATCACAGAAAAAGATTATAGTTCTAAAAAATTACATTATTCAGATTATGTATACGATCCTAATGTTAGAACTGTGCAATTATATGCAAATGGAGGATCGAGAACAATACCTCAATTAAATACTCCTGTTGTTAGTTTAGATAGGCAATTTCCATTAACATTAGAGTTTGATGTTTTTGGTGATGATGCTGATTATTTTGAAGCTACATTAGTACATTGTAATAGAGACTGGACACCTTCAGAAATTCAATCAATTGAGTTCATGAAAGAATTTAACTCTTTTAAGTTGAACACCTTTGACTTTTCAATGAATACAAGGGTACCGTATGTTCATTTTAAATTTACCCTTCCAAGGGTTAAACTATCTGGAAATTATTTATTAAAAGTATATAGAGAGGGAAATGAGGGTGATTTAATAATTACTAAACGTTTTATAGTTTATGAAGGTACAGCAACTGTAATGCCCAAAATAGTTGATATGAAAGGTAGTAATAGAAGGTATATGCAACAGATTGATTTTACAGTCAATTATGGAAACTTAACTGTAGTGAATGCTAAACGAGATTTCTCTGTAAATATTTTACAAAATGGGAGATGGGATAATGCTACTGTTGGGTTACTACCTAGATTTATAAAAGGACATGAGCATATTTTAGATTATTCTTATTATGATGGTGAAAATGCCTTTCTAGGGAGCAATGAATTTAGAGTATTCGAAATAGGTAGTTTAAACGGGGGAGGAGCTGAAGTTTCAAGTACTGATAGAATGAAAAATTTTAATAGAGTACGGTTACATAAAGATTTAGTTAGAAATGGAAAGTCATTTAACCAACAGCAAAAAGATTATAACGGAGGGTTTGTAATTGGTGTTTTTGGTAAGCCTGATTATTGGATAGAAAGTGATTATATGGAAGTGTTTTTTACTTTACCAATGGAAACACAGGTGGTTGGAGATGTTTATATTTATGGAGCTTTCACTCAATGGCAGCTAAATGAAGAATATAAAATGGTGTATGATAATTCGAAAAAGGCTTACGTTGGTTCTGCTTTAGTAAAACAAGGCAGATATGATTACATGTATACAGTTTTAAACACATCTGCTATGGAGAGAGATGATGTAGCTTTAGAAGGGAGCTTTAATTTGACGAAAAATATGTATGAAATCTTTGTGTATTACAGAGGACCAGGAGATAGAGGGGACAGAGTTGTTGGTTATAGAAAAATAAATACTAATAGATAA